One genomic window of Kaistia geumhonensis includes the following:
- a CDS encoding YbcC family protein codes for MDALPSHAASAIAITPADTLDTATVLDAARSAARRIAPLWPLDSFVAVNPYLGLADHRFVEAAAALARTAGARTTMPRAFYAAALADGRMDMADLSAALALAPPSSARLFDAGRLAALAVSGERERETPLDTLADIAGRRMRRDWSGHVVGRISSFAARHFDRGQASWRSIPAYAGLYAAWKAEAAIDRAPEVAGIAGFREAVAALPDDRDAMLVEGVERLALAPAQLPAYFERLLRSVGGWAAFARGHDWSGERAGRPGETVVDLLAIRLAHEVALHAWLGDDSLVRGAFAAARCAYAAPADPLSEAGDCLLQAAYEHAWQRRFLPALMQPASSAASGRPAAQAVFCIDVRSEVIRRALEAAAPDVETLGFAGFFGVAVEHVAAGETSGEALCPVLLEPRFMVCEGVPSSVTAAAAQRLGRDASRVVQGFRGAAVSSFAFVEAAGLGYLGKLVADSLRLGRRRDAEAASGRPALDPSDRDGRLTGIPAADRLASAAAILRAMGLTQNLARLVLLVGHGATTRNNPHAAGLACGACGGHAGDVNARVAAAILNDPTVRAGLGDMGIEVPADTLFVAALHDTTTDLVSILDGAMLPASHAKDLALLKAQLAEAGRAARIERAARLGLEGDVSVESRVMVRARDWSEMRPEWGLAGCAAFIAAPRVLTRGLDLGGRAFLHSYDWRTDDGFRTLELILTAPLVVASWINLQYYASTVDNRVFGSGDKVLHNVVGGVGVFEGAGGDLRVGLPLQSISDGRELVHEPLRLTAVIAAPTDAIDRVLATHQPVRALVENGWIYMLALDGETCRRRTAAGWQAV; via the coding sequence ATGGACGCCCTTCCCAGTCACGCCGCCTCGGCGATCGCCATCACGCCCGCCGATACGCTCGACACCGCGACCGTCCTCGATGCGGCGCGGTCGGCGGCGCGCCGCATCGCTCCGCTCTGGCCGCTCGACAGCTTCGTCGCGGTCAATCCCTATCTCGGCCTCGCCGATCACCGCTTCGTCGAAGCGGCCGCCGCGCTCGCCCGCACCGCCGGAGCGCGGACCACCATGCCGCGTGCCTTCTATGCCGCCGCCCTGGCCGATGGCCGCATGGACATGGCCGATCTCTCGGCGGCGCTCGCGCTTGCACCCCCGTCCAGCGCCCGGCTCTTCGACGCGGGCAGGCTGGCCGCCCTTGCCGTCTCCGGCGAGAGAGAGCGGGAGACGCCGCTCGATACGCTTGCCGATATCGCCGGCCGGCGGATGCGGCGCGACTGGTCCGGCCATGTCGTCGGGCGCATCTCCAGCTTTGCCGCCCGCCATTTCGACCGTGGCCAGGCGTCGTGGCGCAGCATTCCCGCTTACGCCGGGCTCTATGCGGCGTGGAAGGCCGAGGCGGCGATCGACCGCGCTCCTGAAGTGGCGGGGATCGCAGGCTTCCGCGAGGCCGTCGCCGCGCTGCCGGACGATCGCGACGCGATGCTCGTCGAGGGTGTTGAGCGGCTGGCGCTCGCACCCGCCCAGCTTCCGGCCTATTTCGAGCGGCTGCTGCGCAGCGTCGGCGGCTGGGCCGCCTTCGCCCGGGGGCACGACTGGTCGGGCGAACGCGCGGGGCGGCCGGGCGAAACCGTGGTCGACCTTCTCGCGATCAGGCTGGCGCACGAGGTCGCGCTGCATGCCTGGCTCGGAGACGACTCTCTTGTGCGCGGCGCCTTCGCCGCTGCCCGCTGCGCCTATGCGGCGCCGGCCGACCCGCTCTCCGAGGCCGGCGACTGCCTGCTTCAGGCCGCCTATGAACATGCCTGGCAGCGGCGGTTTCTGCCGGCGCTGATGCAGCCGGCGTCGTCCGCCGCGAGCGGCCGGCCGGCGGCGCAGGCGGTCTTTTGCATCGATGTCCGCTCCGAGGTCATACGGCGGGCGCTCGAAGCTGCCGCCCCTGACGTGGAGACGCTCGGCTTCGCCGGCTTCTTCGGCGTGGCCGTCGAGCATGTCGCTGCCGGGGAGACGTCGGGGGAGGCGCTCTGCCCAGTGCTGCTCGAGCCCCGCTTCATGGTCTGCGAAGGCGTCCCGTCGTCAGTGACCGCTGCTGCCGCGCAGCGGCTCGGGCGGGACGCGTCGCGGGTCGTGCAGGGCTTCCGCGGCGCAGCCGTCTCGTCCTTCGCCTTCGTGGAAGCGGCCGGTCTCGGCTATCTCGGCAAGCTGGTGGCGGACAGCCTTCGCCTCGGCCGGCGCCGCGACGCGGAGGCAGCGTCGGGCAGGCCCGCGCTCGATCCATCGGACAGGGACGGGCGGCTCACCGGCATCCCGGCGGCCGATCGGCTGGCGAGCGCCGCGGCGATCCTGCGCGCCATGGGGCTGACGCAGAATCTCGCGCGGCTCGTCCTCCTCGTCGGGCATGGCGCGACGACGCGGAACAATCCGCATGCGGCAGGCCTCGCCTGCGGCGCCTGCGGCGGACATGCCGGCGACGTCAATGCCCGCGTGGCGGCGGCGATCCTGAACGATCCGACCGTCCGGGCCGGCCTCGGCGACATGGGCATCGAGGTTCCCGCGGACACGCTGTTCGTCGCGGCGCTGCACGACACCACCACCGACCTCGTCTCGATCCTCGACGGGGCGATGCTGCCGGCGAGCCATGCGAAGGACCTCGCCTTGCTGAAGGCGCAACTCGCGGAGGCGGGGAGGGCGGCGCGGATCGAGCGGGCGGCGCGACTCGGCCTCGAGGGGGACGTGTCGGTCGAGAGCCGGGTGATGGTCCGGGCGCGCGACTGGAGTGAAATGCGCCCGGAATGGGGCCTCGCGGGCTGCGCCGCGTTCATCGCCGCGCCGCGCGTGCTGACGCGCGGGCTCGACCTCGGCGGCCGCGCCTTCCTGCACAGCTATGACTGGCGGACGGACGACGGCTTCCGCACGCTGGAACTCATCCTGACCGCGCCCCTCGTCGTCGCGAGCTGGATCAACCTGCAATACTACGCCTCGACCGTGGACAATCGCGTCTTCGGCAGCGGCGACAAGGTCCTGCATAATGTCGTCGGCGGCGTCGGCGTCTTCGAGGGCGCGGGCGGCGATCTTCGGGTCGGCCTGCCGCTGCAATCCATCTCCGACGGTCGCGAGCTCGTGCACGAGCCGCTTCGGCTGACCGCGGTGATCGCCGCCCCGACCGATGCGATCGACCGCGTTCTGGCCACCCACCAGCCGGTTCGTGCGCTGGTCGAGAACGGCTGGATCTACATGCTGGCGCTCGACGGCGAAACCTGCCGGCGCCGGACCGCGGCAGGCTGGCAGGCGGTATAG
- a CDS encoding proton-conducting transporter transmembrane domain-containing protein, translating into MPAFQAFIPYLAPLVMLAAAVHAGRHPDDPRRVQRFAEASGVAALVVALATLLELLLGGRQTSPLIGVAGLGLSARIDALSVSMLLLVAVVGLVVLRFSRNYLAGDPGQPRFAGGLALTLAAVMALVIAGNLVQLLLAFVATSLALHRLLLFYPNRPKAVIAARKKFLVARLADLALAASLAVIWLRFGTADIAAIAEAAKAAPPGATDTALVAAAILLALAAMLKSAQFPSHGWLPEIVETPTPVSALLHAGIINAGGFLVLRLADVMLLAPPALHLLALVGGFTALFASAVMLTQPAVKIQLAWSTIAQMGFMLFQCGIGAFSIALLHILAHSLYKAHAFLSSGTAVAAIRATARTQAGGRDARSPAWRVALVGAAVALVAAVAWLLLPIAADPASLTLAGIFGLGLALLALPAAEGRDGVGSLVAALGTALAASLAYALLHAGANHLFAAELPVASLQGAVAEAILILAFASFALLALLQLTAHRWIATPAGRAARIHLANGLYLDAFADRFMAKAQPNLPS; encoded by the coding sequence ATGCCGGCTTTCCAGGCCTTCATCCCCTACCTCGCCCCGCTCGTCATGCTCGCCGCGGCGGTCCATGCCGGACGGCATCCAGACGATCCCCGCCGCGTGCAGCGCTTCGCCGAGGCGAGCGGCGTCGCCGCGCTCGTCGTGGCGCTCGCGACGCTTCTCGAGCTGCTCCTCGGTGGCAGGCAGACGAGCCCGCTGATCGGCGTCGCCGGCCTCGGCCTGTCCGCCCGCATCGATGCCCTGTCGGTCTCGATGCTGCTGCTGGTCGCGGTGGTCGGTCTCGTCGTGCTGCGCTTCAGCCGCAACTATCTGGCCGGCGATCCCGGACAGCCGCGCTTCGCCGGCGGTCTGGCGCTGACGCTCGCCGCCGTCATGGCACTGGTGATCGCGGGCAACCTCGTGCAGCTCCTACTCGCCTTCGTGGCGACCAGCCTCGCGCTACACCGCCTGCTCCTGTTCTATCCGAACCGTCCCAAGGCGGTGATCGCGGCGCGGAAGAAGTTCCTCGTCGCGCGGCTTGCCGATCTCGCCCTCGCGGCGTCGCTCGCGGTCATCTGGCTCCGCTTCGGAACCGCCGATATCGCCGCTATCGCGGAGGCGGCGAAGGCGGCTCCGCCCGGCGCGACCGACACCGCGCTGGTCGCGGCGGCGATCCTTCTCGCCCTCGCCGCCATGCTGAAGTCGGCGCAGTTCCCGAGCCATGGCTGGCTGCCGGAGATCGTCGAGACCCCGACGCCCGTCTCGGCGCTGCTGCATGCCGGCATCATCAATGCCGGCGGATTCCTGGTGCTGCGTTTGGCCGACGTGATGCTGCTGGCGCCGCCAGCCTTGCATCTCCTCGCGCTCGTCGGCGGCTTCACGGCCCTTTTCGCCAGTGCCGTCATGCTCACCCAGCCCGCCGTGAAGATCCAGTTGGCCTGGTCGACGATCGCGCAGATGGGTTTCATGCTCTTCCAGTGCGGCATCGGCGCCTTCTCGATCGCGCTCCTGCATATCCTCGCCCATTCGCTCTACAAGGCGCATGCCTTCCTCTCTTCCGGGACAGCCGTGGCTGCGATCCGCGCCACCGCGCGGACGCAAGCCGGCGGACGCGATGCAAGGTCTCCAGCGTGGCGCGTTGCGCTTGTGGGCGCGGCCGTCGCTCTTGTGGCGGCAGTCGCGTGGCTGCTGCTGCCGATCGCGGCCGATCCTGCGTCGCTCACGCTCGCCGGCATCTTCGGGCTCGGCCTCGCGCTGCTCGCTCTTCCGGCGGCCGAGGGGCGCGACGGGGTGGGGAGCCTCGTCGCCGCCCTCGGAACGGCGCTCGCCGCGAGCCTCGCCTATGCCCTGCTCCATGCGGGGGCGAACCATCTCTTCGCGGCCGAACTGCCCGTCGCCTCACTGCAGGGCGCCGTCGCAGAAGCGATCCTCATCCTCGCCTTCGCGAGCTTCGCGCTGCTGGCCCTGTTGCAGCTCACGGCGCATCGCTGGATCGCGACGCCCGCCGGGCGCGCGGCCCGCATTCATCTTGCCAACGGCCTCTATCTCGACGCTTTCGCCGACCGCTTCATGGCCAAGGCGCAGCCCAATCTCCCGTCCTGA
- a CDS encoding LysR family transcriptional regulator, whose product MSGLNYNHLRYFWAVAHDGNLTRTADRLGVSQSALSVQIRKLEDRIGHALFERRGKQLLLTEAGHIALDHADAIFAAGDELLGTLRERSGGRRQVLRVGSLATLSRNFQTGFLRPLLGRDDVEIVLRSGSAGDLLQALEAHRLDVVLVNLAPMRDAATPWIAHPIAEQPVSLMGTPERVGGSRDVAALLASGPLVLPTPESSIRGGVDALLDRLGIRPRIAAEVDDMAMMRLLTREGVGLAAVPPIVVQDELASGMLEEVGTLPGISETFCALTLSRRFPNPLLRALLAPHPSGGETTGQ is encoded by the coding sequence ATGTCCGGCCTCAACTACAATCACCTCCGCTACTTCTGGGCCGTCGCGCATGACGGCAATCTCACGCGCACAGCCGATCGGCTCGGGGTTTCGCAATCGGCGCTGTCGGTGCAGATCCGCAAGCTCGAGGACCGGATCGGTCATGCGCTGTTCGAGCGGCGCGGCAAGCAGTTGCTGCTGACCGAGGCCGGCCACATCGCGCTCGACCATGCCGATGCCATCTTCGCGGCCGGCGACGAGCTTCTCGGCACGTTGCGCGAGCGGTCGGGCGGCCGGCGGCAGGTGCTGCGGGTCGGGTCTCTCGCGACGCTGTCGCGCAATTTCCAGACCGGGTTCCTGAGGCCGCTGCTCGGGCGCGACGATGTCGAGATCGTGCTGCGCTCCGGCTCGGCCGGCGACCTGCTGCAGGCGCTCGAAGCGCATCGGCTCGATGTCGTGCTGGTCAATCTGGCGCCGATGCGCGACGCGGCGACGCCGTGGATCGCCCATCCCATCGCCGAGCAGCCCGTCAGCCTCATGGGGACGCCCGAGCGCGTCGGCGGATCGCGCGACGTCGCGGCGCTGCTCGCAAGCGGGCCGCTGGTTCTTCCGACGCCCGAGAGCAGCATCCGCGGCGGCGTCGATGCGCTGCTCGACCGGCTGGGCATCCGCCCGCGCATCGCGGCGGAGGTGGACGACATGGCGATGATGCGTCTTCTGACACGCGAAGGCGTCGGCCTCGCCGCCGTGCCGCCGATCGTCGTTCAGGACGAACTCGCGAGCGGCATGCTCGAGGAGGTCGGCACCCTGCCGGGGATCAGCGAAACCTTCTGCGCGCTGACGCTGTCGCGGCGTTTCCCCAACCCGCTGCTGCGCGCGCTGCTCGCGCCGCATCCAAGCGGCGGTGAAACGACCGGGCAGTGA
- a CDS encoding SDR family NAD(P)-dependent oxidoreductase, producing MSHPAEAFLRLYGPAALVTGASNGIGRAIASALASYGLDLVMVARNETALGELADDLAARHGIAVTVIAADLSAPGAAGAILGHPSVDRVGLLVAAAGFGSAGRFDTLPLADELAMVDVNCRAVVALAHGMAPRLVARGQGGMIIFASLVGWQGAPFAATYAATKAFVQSFGEALHRELRPAGVDVLVAAPGPVATGFGNRAGMALTMTDTADIVAADILRALGKRGQVTPGRVGRLLTMALWPLPRTLRVGIMGRIMKGMVQGKAGIP from the coding sequence ATGTCTCATCCTGCGGAAGCCTTCCTGCGACTCTACGGCCCGGCCGCGCTCGTGACCGGCGCCAGCAACGGCATCGGCCGTGCTATCGCCTCCGCCCTCGCTTCATACGGTCTCGACCTCGTGATGGTTGCGCGGAACGAGACGGCGCTCGGCGAACTCGCCGACGACCTCGCCGCCCGGCACGGCATCGCCGTGACCGTCATCGCGGCCGATCTCTCCGCGCCCGGCGCGGCAGGCGCGATCCTCGGCCATCCGTCCGTCGACCGGGTCGGCCTTCTCGTGGCCGCAGCCGGCTTCGGATCGGCGGGGCGCTTCGACACGCTGCCGCTCGCCGACGAGCTCGCGATGGTCGACGTCAACTGCCGCGCCGTGGTCGCGCTCGCGCATGGCATGGCGCCGCGTCTGGTCGCGCGCGGACAAGGCGGCATGATTATCTTCGCGTCCCTGGTCGGATGGCAGGGCGCGCCTTTCGCCGCGACCTATGCCGCGACCAAGGCGTTCGTGCAGTCCTTCGGCGAGGCGCTCCATCGCGAACTGCGGCCGGCGGGCGTCGATGTGCTCGTCGCCGCCCCCGGCCCCGTCGCCACGGGGTTCGGCAACCGGGCCGGCATGGCGCTCACCATGACGGATACGGCCGACATCGTCGCGGCCGATATCCTCCGCGCGCTCGGGAAACGCGGTCAGGTGACACCCGGCCGTGTCGGACGGCTGTTGACGATGGCGCTCTGGCCTTTGCCGCGGACGCTTCGGGTCGGCATCATGGGCCGTATCATGAAGGGCATGGTTCAAGGCAAGGCAGGCATTCCGTGA
- a CDS encoding TetR/AcrR family transcriptional regulator: MTVAAVRSTTLRDACVTEALAIIADEGLEHLSLREVARRLGVSHGAPYRHFESRDHLLAAVVARCYDAFARHLDARPEGGDADADLWSMGVAYLDYALREPLSYQLMFSTRLPPPEDHPAMLASADHAFGLLRSALRRRAPSRSEAEIDADALFVWSSLHGLAGTLKSDIVGGLALAPETIGDAGAHMLRRIGEALGPAET, from the coding sequence GTGACCGTCGCGGCGGTCCGCTCGACGACGCTGAGGGATGCATGCGTCACCGAAGCACTCGCGATCATTGCCGATGAGGGCCTCGAGCATCTCAGCCTGCGGGAGGTCGCGCGCCGGCTCGGCGTGTCGCATGGCGCGCCGTATCGCCATTTCGAGAGCCGCGATCATCTGCTGGCGGCGGTGGTCGCGCGTTGCTACGACGCCTTCGCCCGCCATCTCGACGCGCGGCCCGAGGGCGGCGACGCCGATGCCGATCTCTGGTCCATGGGCGTCGCCTATCTCGACTATGCGCTGCGCGAGCCGCTCAGCTACCAGTTGATGTTCTCGACGCGCCTGCCGCCGCCCGAGGACCATCCGGCGATGCTGGCGAGCGCGGACCATGCCTTCGGCCTGCTCAGGAGCGCGCTGCGCCGACGCGCGCCTTCGCGGAGCGAGGCGGAGATCGACGCGGACGCGCTGTTCGTCTGGTCGAGCCTGCACGGCCTCGCCGGAACGCTGAAATCCGACATCGTCGGAGGCCTCGCCCTGGCGCCCGAGACGATCGGCGACGCCGGCGCGCACATGTTGCGGCGGATCGGCGAGGCGCTCGGCCCCGCCGAAACCTGA
- the dxs gene encoding 1-deoxy-D-xylulose-5-phosphate synthase yields the protein MTGKLDTPLLDSVATPHDLRKLPETALAQLADELRAETINAVSVTGGHLGAGLGVVELTVALHYVFDTPNDRIVWDVGHQAYPHKILTGRRKRIRTLRQGGGLSGFTRRAESPYDPFGAAHSSTSISAGLGMAVARDLAQRDNAVVCVIGDGAMSAGMAYEAMNNAGALRSRLIVILNDNDMSIAPPVGAMSAYLARLVSGRAYRSIREAAKQLASHLPRFFHDKAKRTEEYARGFWTGGTLFEELGFYYVGPIDGHNLDHLLPVLRNLRDAPDGPILLHVVTQKGKGYAPAEAAPDKYHGVNRFDVITGKQAKATPNAPSYTRVFAESLVKEAERDDKVVAITAAMPSGTGLDLFGQAFPTRTFDVGIAEQHAVTFAAGLAAEGYKPFCAIYSTFLQRGYDQVVHDVAIQKLPVRFAIDRAGYVGADGPTHAGSFDTTFLASLPGMVVMAPADEAELVHMIATAVAIDDAPSSFRYPRGEGVGIELPQRGEVLPIGRGRVLREGSKVAILSFGTRLADALKAAEELETYGLPATVADARFAKPLDRDLILNLARNHEVMITIEEGAIGGFGSQVLALLAGAGALDRGLRIRTLTMPDAFIEQDKPELLIANSGLDSRGIVATVFEALGRESEAAAIRRA from the coding sequence ATGACCGGCAAGCTCGACACGCCTCTTCTCGACAGCGTCGCCACTCCTCACGACCTGCGCAAGCTCCCCGAGACCGCCCTGGCCCAGCTCGCCGACGAGTTGCGCGCCGAGACGATCAATGCCGTCTCGGTGACAGGCGGCCATCTCGGCGCCGGGCTCGGCGTGGTCGAGCTGACCGTCGCGCTGCACTACGTCTTCGATACGCCCAACGACCGCATCGTCTGGGATGTCGGACACCAGGCCTATCCGCACAAGATCCTGACCGGCCGGCGCAAGCGCATCCGCACCCTGCGCCAGGGCGGCGGCCTTTCCGGCTTCACGCGCCGCGCCGAAAGCCCCTACGACCCCTTCGGCGCCGCCCATTCCTCGACCTCGATTTCGGCCGGCCTTGGCATGGCGGTGGCGCGCGATCTTGCGCAGCGCGACAATGCCGTCGTCTGCGTGATCGGCGACGGCGCGATGTCGGCCGGCATGGCCTATGAGGCGATGAACAATGCCGGCGCGCTGCGCTCGCGCCTGATCGTCATCCTCAACGACAACGACATGTCGATCGCCCCGCCGGTCGGGGCCATGTCGGCCTATCTCGCCCGCCTCGTCTCCGGCCGTGCCTATCGGTCGATCCGCGAGGCCGCCAAGCAGCTCGCGAGCCACCTGCCCCGCTTCTTCCACGACAAGGCCAAGCGCACCGAGGAATATGCGCGCGGCTTCTGGACCGGCGGAACGCTGTTCGAGGAGCTCGGCTTCTACTATGTCGGCCCGATCGACGGGCACAATCTCGACCATCTGCTGCCCGTCTTGCGCAATCTGCGCGACGCGCCGGACGGACCGATCCTGCTGCATGTCGTCACGCAGAAGGGCAAGGGCTACGCCCCGGCCGAGGCTGCGCCCGACAAGTATCACGGCGTCAACCGCTTCGACGTGATCACCGGCAAGCAGGCCAAGGCGACGCCGAATGCGCCGAGCTATACCCGCGTCTTCGCCGAGAGCCTCGTCAAGGAAGCCGAGCGCGACGACAAGGTGGTGGCGATCACCGCGGCCATGCCCTCCGGCACCGGTCTCGACCTGTTCGGACAGGCGTTCCCGACCCGCACCTTCGATGTCGGCATCGCCGAGCAGCATGCCGTGACATTCGCGGCCGGCCTCGCCGCCGAAGGCTACAAGCCGTTCTGCGCGATCTACTCGACCTTCCTGCAGCGCGGCTATGACCAGGTCGTGCACGACGTCGCCATCCAGAAGCTGCCGGTCCGCTTCGCCATCGACCGTGCCGGCTATGTCGGTGCCGACGGCCCGACGCATGCCGGCTCGTTCGACACGACGTTCCTCGCCAGCCTTCCCGGCATGGTGGTCATGGCGCCGGCCGACGAGGCCGAACTCGTGCACATGATCGCCACGGCCGTCGCCATCGACGACGCGCCCTCCTCCTTCCGCTATCCGCGCGGCGAAGGCGTCGGCATCGAGCTGCCGCAGCGCGGCGAGGTTCTGCCGATCGGCCGCGGCCGCGTGCTGCGCGAGGGCTCCAAGGTCGCCATCCTCTCCTTCGGAACGCGGCTCGCCGACGCGCTGAAGGCGGCCGAGGAACTCGAGACCTATGGCCTGCCGGCCACCGTCGCCGACGCCCGATTCGCGAAGCCCCTCGACCGCGACCTCATTCTCAACCTCGCGCGCAACCACGAGGTCATGATCACGATCGAGGAAGGCGCCATCGGCGGCTTCGGCAGTCAGGTGCTGGCGCTGCTGGCCGGGGCCGGCGCGCTCGATCGCGGCCTGCGCATCCGCACGCTGACCATGCCCGATGCCTTCATCGAGCAGGACAAGCCCGAGTTGCTCATCGCCAACAGCGGCCTCGATTCACGCGGCATCGTCGCCACGGTCTTCGAGGCGCTGGGCCGCGAGAGCGAGGCCGCCGCGATCCGCCGCGCCTGA
- a CDS encoding DoxX family protein — MTLAATLIAVGRIVLGLFFVIAGIRNLIGFSKNPTPETNYGWKLPAPLVLVGFAMQLVGGLSVMLGIMPAYGAALLIVFLIGATSLFHNLFLFTGEARAPHLYFTLVNCALAGYCLMVIGLSII, encoded by the coding sequence ATGACACTTGCAGCAACCCTGATCGCCGTCGGGCGGATCGTGCTCGGCCTGTTCTTCGTGATCGCCGGCATCAGGAACCTGATCGGCTTCTCGAAGAATCCCACTCCCGAAACCAATTACGGATGGAAGCTGCCGGCGCCGCTGGTGCTCGTCGGCTTCGCGATGCAGCTTGTCGGCGGCCTCTCCGTGATGCTCGGCATCATGCCGGCCTATGGCGCCGCCCTCCTGATCGTCTTCCTGATCGGCGCGACGTCGCTCTTCCACAACCTGTTCCTGTTCACGGGCGAGGCGCGGGCGCCGCATCTCTATTTCACGCTCGTGAACTGCGCGCTCGCCGGCTACTGCCTGATGGTGATCGGGCTCTCGATCATCTGA
- a CDS encoding SCO family protein, which yields MTRKPIPARRPIQVIRLVLWLLVAVAIAGTLALVFLAPGKKMTASAIGGPFSLVDQNGTTVTEAALKGHPSLMFFGYTFCPDVCPTTLLSASNWLKALGPDGDRLKVYFVTVDPERDTVPQMKAYLQAFDPRIVGLTGARDAVDPMLKEFRVYSKKSGEGDDYAMDHSAAVYMLDGNGDFVGTVDYQEDEKTAMEKIRRLLKG from the coding sequence ATGACACGAAAGCCCATCCCCGCCCGCCGGCCGATCCAGGTGATCCGGCTCGTCCTGTGGCTGCTCGTCGCCGTCGCGATCGCCGGCACGCTGGCGCTCGTCTTTCTCGCTCCGGGCAAGAAGATGACGGCAAGCGCGATCGGCGGGCCGTTCAGCCTCGTCGACCAGAACGGCACGACCGTCACCGAGGCGGCCCTCAAGGGCCATCCCTCGCTGATGTTTTTCGGCTATACCTTCTGTCCGGATGTGTGCCCGACGACGCTCCTGTCGGCGTCGAACTGGCTGAAGGCGCTCGGGCCGGATGGTGACCGGCTCAAGGTCTATTTCGTGACCGTCGATCCGGAGCGCGACACGGTCCCGCAGATGAAGGCCTATCTGCAGGCCTTCGATCCGCGCATCGTGGGGCTCACGGGCGCGCGCGACGCGGTCGACCCGATGCTGAAGGAATTCCGCGTCTATTCGAAGAAGTCCGGCGAGGGCGACGACTACGCCATGGACCATAGCGCCGCCGTCTACATGCTGGACGGCAACGGCGATTTCGTCGGCACGGTCGACTATCAGGAAGACGAGAAGACGGCGATGGAGAAGATCCGCCGCCTGCTGAAGGGCTGA
- a CDS encoding DUF6101 family protein, producing MVRQAANTNATLRDLRLDPFSLPVRYSARLTAPSAGVAAVWLDRDRVVVRRPIGGVEATLACPIRMFRGVAVRMTVDPATEALRTEIELMHADSAMSLPLASVEDLGDAEDVAADWQAWGKALGLPLLIVDHDGSVREAAPGPISGPASAPRSRRALATVKRRRPRFLKRRKMGTMADAGRVDGREIIARD from the coding sequence ATGGTCCGTCAGGCCGCCAACACGAACGCGACGCTCCGCGATCTCCGGCTCGATCCGTTCTCCCTTCCGGTGCGCTATTCCGCCCGTCTGACCGCCCCTTCCGCCGGCGTCGCCGCCGTCTGGCTCGACCGTGACCGCGTCGTCGTCCGCCGCCCGATCGGCGGTGTCGAGGCGACGCTCGCCTGCCCGATCCGCATGTTCCGCGGCGTCGCCGTGCGCATGACGGTCGATCCGGCCACCGAGGCGCTGCGCACCGAAATCGAGCTGATGCATGCCGACAGCGCCATGTCGCTGCCGCTGGCCTCCGTCGAGGATCTCGGCGATGCCGAGGACGTCGCGGCGGACTGGCAGGCCTGGGGCAAGGCACTCGGCCTGCCGCTGCTGATCGTCGATCATGACGGCTCAGTCCGCGAGGCGGCGCCCGGCCCGATCTCCGGCCCGGCCTCCGCGCCGCGAAGCCGTCGCGCGCTGGCCACCGTCAAGCGCCGCCGTCCCCGCTTCCTGAAGCGCCGCAAGATGGGCACCATGGCCGATGCCGGCCGCGTCGACGGCCGCGAGATCATCGCGCGCGACTGA